The stretch of DNA TCGGACTTCCGTGCTTATTCCAGCGTGACCCAGACCTTCTGCGACGCGGCGGTAGACAACGACCTGCCACTGGCCCTGATCACAGACCTGCAGTGCCCCTGGGCCAGGGATTACCCGCTTGACCTCTTGCAACTGAAAACCGATGTCGGGCAGTTCTGGGACTCCCTTGCACCCTTGGCCTGCCTGTTAAATCTCATCGTGTCGGCCGTCGCGGAGAAATACGGCGATCGCCTCGATGAGCGCTTGGCCAAGAACCGTCAATTGCAAAAAGCTTTCGGTCAGTTCGAAAGCTGATCCCATCGCCCCACCGAATCCCATTGGAGTGTTTGCGTGAACAACAGCCCACTTGTAGAGATTGATGCCCAGCGCTATCAGGTGCAAATCGACCTGATCTACGCCGGCGCAGAAAATCTGGCTGGAAAAGTGATCTATCCGAATGCTCGTTGCAGGTTGCACCGTCAGGCTGCAACTTGCCTGGAAAAAGCTAGCCAGCTCGCGCGCCAGGCCGGGTTTGTCCTGCGCATTTACGACGCCTACCGGCCACCCTATGCCCAGTACCTGTTGTGGGAAGCGCTACCAGACAACGACTACGTGCGTGACCCGCACTTGGGCTCCCACCATAGCCGTGGGGTGGCGGTGGATCTGACCTTGGTGGGCGCCGATGGTGAGCCACTGGACATGGGCACCGCATTCGACGCGATGGAAGAAAAGTCCCATCAGTTCTACCCCGACTTGCCAGCAGACGTGCAACGCAATCGTCTGCTGCTGCTGGGGATCATGCTGGATGCTGGTTTCCAGGCAATTCCCACCGAGTGGTGGCATTACGAACTACCGAACGCCGACGATTACCCATTGCTGGAGGACGAGTAAGCCACGGGTTTTACAAGCCAATCGAACCGCAACACCGCCCCCGAAAAAACCACAGAGTTTTCGAAAAGCACACTGCACAGCCCACTTTCAATGCGGCTGATAACAACAAACCAGCATCACTTACGTTTCACCTGCAACTGCCCGGTTATAGCTTTTATAAAAAACCTGACCTACTTCCCTATCGAATGATCAAGGAAACCGGCATGAACCCAATGAACACCGTGACCAGCAAAACCTTTCCCGGCGCCAGCAAACTGCTGCTGAGCGTTTTGTGCAGTGCATTGAGCCTCGGTGCCTGGCAAGCTGCTGCGGCGGCTGTACCCCAGGACACGCTGGTCATCGGCAAACCCGCCGATCCGCAGACCCTCGACCCGGCCGTGACCTTTGATAACAACGACTGGACCATCACCTATCCGTCGTATCAACGCTTGGTCGGCTACAAGGTCGAGGGTGATAAAAGCAGCACTGAAGTGCAGGGCGACCTGGCCGAGAGCTGGACCGTTTCCCCAGACAGCCTGGTCTGGGAGTTCAAAATCAAACCGGGCAATAAATTCGATGACGGTGCCCCGGTAGATGCCACAGCGGTAAAGTTTTCCTTTGATCGCTTGATGACCCTCAAGCAAGGGCCTTCCGGCGCATTCCCGGAGGACATGGTAGTGGCGGTCGTCGATCCGCAGACCGTCCGCTTCACCCTGAAAACGCCTTTCGCGCCGTTCCTGTTTACCCTGGCCCACAACGGTGCTTCGATCATCAACCCCGATGTGGTCAACAAGAGTCCGGACGTAAACGCCTGGCTGTCGAGCCACACCGCGGGCTCCGGTCCTTTCCGCCTGAGCAACTGGCAAAAAGGCCAGTCGTTGACCATGGAGCCAAACACCTATTTCGCCGGCCCCAAACCAGCGCTGAAAACCGTGGTCATCAAGATCATCGGTGAGCCCTCCGTGCGCCGCCTGCAGTTGGAACGCGGTGACCTGGACATCATCGAAGACATGCCCGAAGACCAGCTTGGCGCTCTCGCCAGCAAGCCGGGCGTCGTGGTCAAGGATTTCCCGTCGTTGCGGGTGACCTACCTGTACCTGAACAACAAAAAGGGTCCGCTGACCAGCGTCGATGCCCGTCGTGCGATAACCGAAGCCGTGGATTACAACGGCATAGTCAAAGGCATCCTCAAGGACAAAGCCAAGCTGATGAACGGGCCGATCCCGGACGGCATGTGGGCTTATGACAGCTCGCTGTCGCCGATGAGGCAGGACATGGCAGCCGCCAAGGACAGCCTCGCCAAGGCACCGCAGAAAATCACCAACCTCAGCTACATGTATTCGGACAAGGATCCCAACTGGGAACCGATCGGCCTGACTCTGCAAGCCGCATTGGCGCCACTGGGCATCAACCTCAAGCTGGAAAAACTCGCCAACGCGACATTGCGTGAGCGCGTCGGCCAGGCGGACTACGACATCGCTGCCGGGGCCTGGAGCCCGGACTTCGCGGACCCGTACATGTTCATGAACTTTTGGTTCGACTCCAAGATGCAAGGCCTGCAAGGCAACCGCTCGTTCTACAGCAACCCGGAAGTCGACAAACTGATCCGCGAAGCAGCCGCTACCAGCGATACCGCCAAGCGCGTCGAGCTGTACCAGAGCGCGCAGAAGGTGGTGCTCAAGGACAGCGTTTACGCCTACCTCTATCAGAAGAGCTACACGCTGCCGATGCGTGACTCGGTCAAGGGCTACCTGTTCAACCCCATGCTCGAACAGGTGTTCAACCTGGGCAGTATGAGCAAGTAAACCCGCTTCCTCGCGCCAACTGTTCGCGGCTGGCGCGGCTTCTGACTCTCGTCGCTCGTGTTACTGAGGTGCCAAATGGCCTTCCTGACTTTGTTGCGCAAGCGTCTGCTCGGCCTGTTGTTGGTCGTGTTCGGTGTTTCGCTGATTACCTTTGCAATTTCGCACTTGATTCCGGGCGATCCTGCCCGACTGATCGCTGGCGACCGTGCCAGCGATGCCTTGGTGGCCGGCATCCGTCATCAGCTGGGATTGGACCTGCCGCTGTATCAACAATACGGTCGTTATCTGATGGACCTGCTGCACGGAGACCTGGGCACCTCGATACGCACCAGTCGTCCCGTGCTGGAAGACTTGCAAGCGTTCTTCCCGGCAACCCTGGAACTGGCGCTGGTAGCGCTGGTACTGGCGGTTCTGGTCGGCATCCCGCTTGGCGTGCTGTCAGCGGTTTATCACAACCGGGTCATTGACCAGATCGCCCGTACCCTTGCGGTCACTGGAATTTCCACGCCGGCCTTTTGGCTCGGTCTTGGTGCAATCGTTCTGTTCTACGGTCACCTTGGCTGGCTACCGGGTGGTGGCCGGTTGTCCGAAGGGCTGGCGCCGCCACCGGCAATCACCGGTTTTTATCTGATCGACTCGCTGCTCGCCGGTGATGGCCGACTGTTTCTCGATGCTGTGGCGCACCTGATTCTTCCCGCTGCAACGCTGGGGTTCGTGACCTTGGGTGTCGTCGCACGACAGATTCGTTCAGCCATGCTTGATCAACTGGGTGAGGACTATATCCGCACCGCACGCGCCTATGGCCTGTCCCGATGGACCGTGATCCTGCGCCACGCACTGCCCAACGCCCTGATTCCTTCGGTGACCGTCCTCGGGTTGACCCTGGGTGATTTGCTGTATGGCGCAGTGCTGACCGAAACAGTATTTGCCTGGCCTGGCATGGGCGCCTATGTCGTCAAGTCGATCCAATCGCTGGACTTCCCCGCGGTGATGGGCTTCGCCATTCTGGTTTCGTTCATCTACGTGCTGTTGAACATGGCCATCGATCTTTTGTACCGCGTGATCGATCCACGCATCGGCGAGGTGAACTGAAATGTCCGTAACCCTGACGGCAGCGCGCCGCCCGCGCTGGAGCGAAAAAACCGCTTACCTGGCCTACCAGATCCGCCGAAGCCCGCTGACCATGGCGGGCCTGACGATCACTTCTATCGTGTTGCTGTGCATGATCTTCGCCCCTTGGCTCGCCAGCCACGATCCCAACGCCCTGAACCTCGCCGAACGCCTGGCGCCACCGTCCAGCGACCACTGGTTCGGCACCGACGAAGTCGGCCGCGACCTGTTCAGCCGCGTGCTGTTCGGTAGCCAACAGTCGGTGGGCGTCGGCCTGTTCGTGGCTTTTGCATCCTGTTTCATTGGCGGGTTGCTGGGATGTTTTTCGGGAGTGGTCGGTGGTCGTTTCGACGCGTTAATCATGCGCCTGATGGACATCATGCTGTCGGTGCCGTCGCTGGTACTGATTATGGCCCTGGCGGCGGCGTTGGGCGCGAGCCTGTTCAACGCCATGCTGGCGATTACCCTCGTGCGAATTCCGTCCTATGTGCGGCTGGCCCGTGGCCAAGCCTTGAGCATCCGGCAGATGGGGTACGTCAAGGCCGCCCAGACCTTCGGGGCTGGACGCTGGCACGTGGTGCACTGGCACGTGGCACGCAACGCGATGCCTCCACTACTGGTGCAACTGAGCCTGGATATCGGCAGTGCGATCCTCATGGCCTCGGCCCTGGGCTTTATCGGCCTGGGGGCACAACAGCCCACGGCCGAGTGGGGCGCGATGGTCGCTACCGGGCGTAACTACATCCTGGATAACTGGTGGTACTCGACCTTTCCGGGCCTGGCGATTCTGATCACAGCCACCGGCTTCAACCTGCTGGGCGATGGCGTGCGCGATCTGCTCGATCCACGGCAACAGGGGAAATGACCATGCACACTTCGAGTCCAGTACTGGCCATCGATAACCTGAGCCTGGAATTCCCGGCTTACAAAAATAACGTCAAGGCCCTGAACGGCGTGTCGTTGCACGTCAATCCCGGCGAAATCGTCGGCGTGGTAGGCGAGTCGGGGTCGGGCAAGTCGGTCACGGCGATGCTCAGTATGCGATTGCTGCCAGAGCGCAGTTATCGGATCACCGCCGGCAGCTTGAGCATGCTCGGTCGCGACATGCTGGCGGCTCCTGAAAAGGAGCTGCTACAGATGCGTGGGCGCGATGCCGCGATGATTTTCCAGGAGCCGATGACGGCCCTGAACCCGACTCGGCGCATCGGTCGGCAAATGCTCGACGTGATCATCCATCACCAAAAGATCAGCGCGGCCCAAGCCCGTCTCAAGGCAATTGCATTGTTGCGTGACATGCACATCGCCAGCCCGGAGCAAGTATTGGAGAGTTACCCTTTCGAGCTGTCCGGAGGCATGCGGCAACGGGTGATGATCGCGCTGGCGTTCTCCTGTGAGCCGCAACTGCTGATCGCCGACGAGCCGACCACCGCCCTCGACGTTACCGTGCAACGCCAGGTGCTGTTGCTGCTGAGGGAAAAAGCCCGGCAACGGGGCACCGCCATTCTGCTCATTACCCATGACATGGCCTTGGTTTCGCAGTTCTGCGACCGGGTGTATGTGATGTATACCGGCGCGGTGGTTGAAGAGGGCGGTACCGTCGAAGTGATGGGCAACCCGCAACATCCCTATACGCAAGGGTTACTCAGTGGCCTTCCGGAAATGGTCGAGCCGGGTCAGCCGCTGCTGACCATCCCCGGTCAAGTGCCAAACCTGGCGTCTTTGCCTGTGGGCTGCACCTTTCAGGAGCGTTGCCCCTACGTCATGCCGGTTTGTAGCAAACGCCCGAACCTCAACAGCATTAATGGTAATGAGCAACGTAAAAGTGCGTGCTGGTTACCGGTCAAGGAGCTTTCGTGATGAACAATGCCGTCATTCATACCACCACCCAAATGGCACCCACGATTCTCCAACTTGACAATGTTCGCGTCCGTTTCCCCATCAGTAATGATTGGCTCGGTCGACCGCGGGGATATGCCCACGCTCTGAACGGCATTGACCTTCAGGTACGGGCGGGAGAAACCCTCGGAATAGTGGGCGAGTCAGGCTGTGGCAAAAGCACATTGGCGCAGCTATTGATGGGCTTGGTGCCGCCCAGCAGCGGCGAGCTGAACTGGGCCAGTCGCAGCGGCGGCGAGGGCAGCAGCAACGTTCAAATTGTTTTCCAGGACCCACAGTCTTCGCTTGATCCGCGCTTGCCTGTCTGGAAAATCATCACCGAGCCGTTATACGCCCGAGGTCACGCCTCCCGTGCGCAGATGCGCGATGTGGCGGCCCGGGTCGCGGCCCAAGTCGGCATCCGCCCGGAATACCTGGACCGCTTTCCCCACCAGTTTTCCGGTGGTCAGCGACAGCGGATTGCCATTGCCCGAGCCCTCTCATCAGACCCGGATATTATTGTCCTGGACGAGCCGACATCGGCGCTGGATATTTCGGTTCAGGCACAGATCCTTAACCTTCTGGTGGAGTTACAAAGCGCTCGCAACCTGACTTATATCCTGATTTCCCACAACGTCTCAGTAGTCCGCCATATGGCAAACCGGGTAGCGGTGATGTACCTGGGGCAAATCGTTGAACTTGGCAGCGCAGCCCAGGTTCTCGATCAGCCACGCCATCCCTATACCCGCTTGTTGCTCGAGGCGGTACCACGACTAGGCGTGCCGCTGCATGCCGAACACGTTGCGGCGCCTACCGAATTGCCAGGGAACCGTCGGCTACCGAGTGGCTGCTTCTTCCGCGAACGTTGCGGCCTGTGCACCGCTGGCTGCGAAAAGCCCCAGGCCTTGCTGGAGAATGAGCAGCAGCGCGTGCGATGTCATTTGCAGAGCTGATCACTGCCAGCAGACCGCAACACGGGACCTCGATCGTGCGGACGACTTCAGGTAATCGCTGAGCAGACCAGCAAGGGCGACGCAGGGCACGGCGCTGTTGTATCAGCACATCGATTTGCCAACGGACGCTCCGCCATCGACAAACAATGTCTGGCCAGTGATAAAGCCGCTCTGTTCCGATAACAGGAAGGTGATGGCCGCCGCGACTTCATCCGGCTGACCGAGCCTGCCCATGGGAACGCTCGCCAGGTAACGCGCTTCACCGTCGCTGCCCAGCGGATTGCCGGCGCGGAACAATTCGGTTTCCGTGGGGCCTGGAGCAACGGCGTTGACGGTGATCCCGGTGGTTGCCAACTCCAATGCCCAGGACCGCGTGAAGCTGACCAGCGCGGCTTTTGCCGCGGCATAGGCGGTGCGATGTGGGATTCCCAGAATGGTCAGGCTGGAGATGTTGACGATCCTTCCCCAACCGCGATTGCGCATACCCGGTAGCAGTGCTTGCGTTGCCTGCAAGGCGCTATGCAGATTGATCCGCATGACCTCATCAAAGTCATCGAGCTGTATATCGCCCAATGCCTGCGGGTGTACCAGGCCAACGTTATTGATCAAACCATCGAAGTCATAACGAGAAACGAGCCCCGCCAACGTTCTTTCGGTCTGCGCCCGGTCGCCCAGATCTAGGGAAATAAGGGTGCCGGGAAAGTGTGGATCGTTGCTGTTGCGAGCGATGCCGACTACATGGTGGCCCGCTTGGGACAATTGGTTCGCGAGCGCACGTCCGATGCCTTTGCTGGCACCGGTGACAAGGAAAGTACGAGTTTTCATTGCAGAGCTCCAAACACCCGGCAACATCCGGGATCGGGGAGGGGGGCAGCGCCAGGATGTGGCGCGCCATCAACCAGGACGGAGTCGGAAGCATGCCCTGTCTGGATACTCTATTGATGTGTGTTGTGGCGATAAACCACTGCCAGAGGAATTCATCTGGACTTGGAAGGCAATGATCGCTGGGGTAATAGCGAAGCCCCATCTTCCAAGCATGTGCGGTACCTTTCAAGCACACGTGTAATCAGTAAAAGGCCCCGTAAATCAAGGGCTCTAGCCATCTGCGGCGGCCATTCAAAGGAGTATGCAATGGGTCATTTTCCAAGCTGGATGCTTCAAAGCGCTCATAATTACCTGAAAGCTTCTGAGGTTCTGGACGCGCAGAACCTACCGCACGTTGCCCAGGTCAATGCGGCGATTGGTATGGAAATCCTGCTCAAGAGCTTTATTTCCGTGCCTGACCAACATCAAGGTACATCCGGCGAGACCTACAAACTCGACTCTGTAGCGTTGGCCGCGGCTCACCAACATTTGAAAAGCGTCGGCAAAACCAGCCGTAAAACGCCAGATTGGCTATTACAGGGAGCAAGGTTCTCAGGATCCGTTCGTCCTGGATTACATCGTTGAGGTGCAGGCACGAGCTGCAGGAGAGTGATCGAGGCCTGGGCCTAGCTCCAAATCTGATGTGAGCGTCAGAAGTAAAGTGAAATTAATTCAAGTTTCTGATTTTTATATAGAATTCGACAAGGCTGCAGCTGAAAGGTGGAAAAACTCACATTGTCAATCACTGATTTACACCCTTTGAATGCTGAATTTTAGTCACTTCTCTCTACCTGCCTTTAGTCGCGAAGAGCCTTTCACTGAAGTTTGTTGATGCTGTTTTTCTTAAACGCTTGCTGAAATTCCACCATTCGTCAGCTGACTATGGAGTAATTCTGCAGTTGTCGCGTTATCGCTGCCCGTAAGTTATTGATTCATAATGGGGGGGCAAGTACTGTCTGCGGTTGACTAGTTGGTGGTCAGGTTGACAGCTTGTAAAAAGAAGCCAACGCTATTGTCCTATTTATATTTTCGCTTGTGGGCGGCGAGATGAAAAGCATAGAAGTGAAGCCAGGTCTATTGGTGGTTGCAGGGGGGGCTTTAGCTGTAATTACAAAATGCTTGCCTGGCTCATTAGTTGAAGTAGAGATTAGCAAGTCGCGAAAAAAGAAGACTTTTGATATTGAGAATATTGAGTATATAGATCCGGGGTATGACCCTGATAAAGAAATAGTAGTGCCGATTGCCGCTCAAGCCAGGTCTTTGACTGACGACTTTGGAGAACTAGAAATTGCAAGAATTCGCTTTGAAGTCATAGGGCAATATCGAAGTAAACAGATTGGCAGGTCTGAAGCATGTTGTCGTCTTGGTGTATCTAATGGAATGTTCTACAGGCTTCTGAGAATGTATGACAAAGATGCAGGTCTGTACTCACTAATAAGACTAAAGCGAGGTCCAGCACCAGGCGTGTTAAAGATCGATGAAGAAGTCGAAGGGTTTATTGCGTCAGCAATAAAAACCAGCTATGAAGGGAAGTCTGCGACAATCGCTCGAGTGTGGCGTAAAGTTGAGCAGTTATGCATTGGCACTGGGAAAAAAGCTCCATCTATAAATACGGTGGCTGCGAGAGTAAAGAGTTTTGATCAGGTTGAACTTTATAAAAAGAAATATGGGCATGAGGCTGCGCAACAAAAATACCAAGCCCGGCCGGGAAAGTTAATTACGCATGCGCCATTAGAGTTTGTTCAAATGGATCACACCAAGGTTGATGTGATTGTGGTTGATGAAAAAGACAGGCGGCCAATAGGGCGGCCTTGGCTAACAGTGGTTCTCGAAAAGAATACCCGTGTAATGCTCGGGTATTATTTGGCTCTGCACGCCCCCTCGTCACTTTCTGTAGCATGCGCTATATCTCATGCTATTTTGCCCAAGAAAGCATTCATGGAGCAACTAGGACGATTGCCTGCAGAGTACCCATATTATGGAAAGTTCAAAATTATTCATATGGATAACGCTAAGGAGTTCAAGACCACCGGGTTCCAGAAAGCTTGCGCAAGAAATGATATCGAACCTAAATGGAGGCCTCTTGGAAGGAAGCACTACGGCGGGCATATTGAGCGTTTGATTGGGACTATGATGAATGAATATATACATTTTTTACCCGGCTCAACGATGTCTAACACTGTCCAAAGGAAAGGTGTAAATAGTGAGAAAGAAGCTTCGTTAACCTTCAGGGAGTTTTGTAGATGGTTCGCAGGGGAGGTTGCCATCTACCATGGACGTGTCCATAGAGCTTTAGGGTGTTCGCCCTCAGAGGTATGGAATAGGTATTTCGCAAATCATGAGGAAGGGCCGCGTCACCCCCCTATGGTGGCACGTCCAATGGATCTTCGAATGGATTTTATGCCCGAGGAACGGAGAACAATTCGACCTGATGGTGTGTCGTTATACCAGTGCAAGTATTGGAGTCCAACTCTGCGACTATATGTTGGACATAACGATGTGACGATAAAGTATGACCCGTTTTCCATGAAAACTATCTGGGCAGGACTTAATAATGAATATGAGCCCCTTACTTTTTCAGATCAAACGTTAGAGGACTGCACCCTAGAAGATATTCGTTTAAGAAACCGGCGTGCTAGAAATGGGGCGCTGACGACTCCCTCCTTGATTGGAGTAGTAGAAGAAAATGAACAACTTGTGCGTGAGAGTGTAAAGCTTACGAAAAAGGAGAGGCGTAAAGTTGCAGCATTCAATGCATATCATGGGGTTAGAAACGCTGCCGGGTCCGCGCCTAAAGCGGAGAAGAGTACAGTAAAAAACGAACGGCCGGATTACTCGAAAAAATCAGAGCCCTTTAGAAGGGTAAATAAATGACGACTGTTGGCCTGCATCTTTTGTCATCAACTCGAAAGCTACTGGCGTTGAGCGATGAGTGCCGAATTAAAGAAATTCAGAACGATAAGGTTTGGGTGGACTATCCTTTGGCTGCAAAAATTTCTGACATCGTCAATAATTTCTGTGAGCTTCCGAGAAGATCCCAAGCGCCCTGTATGATTGTCTGCGGTGAGGGTGGCACAGGTAAGACAAGTATTATCAATCAGCTAAAGCGGGAAAGCCGATTTAAAGAAAAATTGATTTATGTTGCGTTGAATGTCAATCCTTACGGTTATAAGTTTAATGAGTTGATAGCGGATGCATTAGGGGTCCCTTGTAAGTCGACGAGAGGTGTTGGTCGTAAATCTGATTCGTTGATGGTCGAGCTTGAGGAAGTGATAAGGTTGCGTAATATAAGGGGGATAGTTATTGACGAGTTGCATGACGCAATGCTTGTTCCCCGATTAGAGCAAGGGAAACATCTTTCTCTATTGAAAGGCTTGTCTAATGCACCTTTTGGCTTGTCTGTAGTTGGCTTCGGCACTAACTCAGCAG from Pseudomonas chlororaphis subsp. chlororaphis encodes:
- a CDS encoding Mu transposase C-terminal domain-containing protein, whose amino-acid sequence is MKSIEVKPGLLVVAGGALAVITKCLPGSLVEVEISKSRKKKTFDIENIEYIDPGYDPDKEIVVPIAAQARSLTDDFGELEIARIRFEVIGQYRSKQIGRSEACCRLGVSNGMFYRLLRMYDKDAGLYSLIRLKRGPAPGVLKIDEEVEGFIASAIKTSYEGKSATIARVWRKVEQLCIGTGKKAPSINTVAARVKSFDQVELYKKKYGHEAAQQKYQARPGKLITHAPLEFVQMDHTKVDVIVVDEKDRRPIGRPWLTVVLEKNTRVMLGYYLALHAPSSLSVACAISHAILPKKAFMEQLGRLPAEYPYYGKFKIIHMDNAKEFKTTGFQKACARNDIEPKWRPLGRKHYGGHIERLIGTMMNEYIHFLPGSTMSNTVQRKGVNSEKEASLTFREFCRWFAGEVAIYHGRVHRALGCSPSEVWNRYFANHEEGPRHPPMVARPMDLRMDFMPEERRTIRPDGVSLYQCKYWSPTLRLYVGHNDVTIKYDPFSMKTIWAGLNNEYEPLTFSDQTLEDCTLEDIRLRNRRARNGALTTPSLIGVVEENEQLVRESVKLTKKERRKVAAFNAYHGVRNAAGSAPKAEKSTVKNERPDYSKKSEPFRRVNK
- a CDS encoding ABC transporter substrate-binding protein, with product MNPMNTVTSKTFPGASKLLLSVLCSALSLGAWQAAAAAVPQDTLVIGKPADPQTLDPAVTFDNNDWTITYPSYQRLVGYKVEGDKSSTEVQGDLAESWTVSPDSLVWEFKIKPGNKFDDGAPVDATAVKFSFDRLMTLKQGPSGAFPEDMVVAVVDPQTVRFTLKTPFAPFLFTLAHNGASIINPDVVNKSPDVNAWLSSHTAGSGPFRLSNWQKGQSLTMEPNTYFAGPKPALKTVVIKIIGEPSVRRLQLERGDLDIIEDMPEDQLGALASKPGVVVKDFPSLRVTYLYLNNKKGPLTSVDARRAITEAVDYNGIVKGILKDKAKLMNGPIPDGMWAYDSSLSPMRQDMAAAKDSLAKAPQKITNLSYMYSDKDPNWEPIGLTLQAALAPLGINLKLEKLANATLRERVGQADYDIAAGAWSPDFADPYMFMNFWFDSKMQGLQGNRSFYSNPEVDKLIREAAATSDTAKRVELYQSAQKVVLKDSVYAYLYQKSYTLPMRDSVKGYLFNPMLEQVFNLGSMSK
- the ddpC gene encoding D,D-dipeptide ABC transporter permease, with product MSVTLTAARRPRWSEKTAYLAYQIRRSPLTMAGLTITSIVLLCMIFAPWLASHDPNALNLAERLAPPSSDHWFGTDEVGRDLFSRVLFGSQQSVGVGLFVAFASCFIGGLLGCFSGVVGGRFDALIMRLMDIMLSVPSLVLIMALAAALGASLFNAMLAITLVRIPSYVRLARGQALSIRQMGYVKAAQTFGAGRWHVVHWHVARNAMPPLLVQLSLDIGSAILMASALGFIGLGAQQPTAEWGAMVATGRNYILDNWWYSTFPGLAILITATGFNLLGDGVRDLLDPRQQGK
- the ddpX gene encoding D-alanyl-D-alanine dipeptidase; translated protein: MNNSPLVEIDAQRYQVQIDLIYAGAENLAGKVIYPNARCRLHRQAATCLEKASQLARQAGFVLRIYDAYRPPYAQYLLWEALPDNDYVRDPHLGSHHSRGVAVDLTLVGADGEPLDMGTAFDAMEEKSHQFYPDLPADVQRNRLLLLGIMLDAGFQAIPTEWWHYELPNADDYPLLEDE
- a CDS encoding ABC transporter permease yields the protein MAFLTLLRKRLLGLLLVVFGVSLITFAISHLIPGDPARLIAGDRASDALVAGIRHQLGLDLPLYQQYGRYLMDLLHGDLGTSIRTSRPVLEDLQAFFPATLELALVALVLAVLVGIPLGVLSAVYHNRVIDQIARTLAVTGISTPAFWLGLGAIVLFYGHLGWLPGGGRLSEGLAPPPAITGFYLIDSLLAGDGRLFLDAVAHLILPAATLGFVTLGVVARQIRSAMLDQLGEDYIRTARAYGLSRWTVILRHALPNALIPSVTVLGLTLGDLLYGAVLTETVFAWPGMGAYVVKSIQSLDFPAVMGFAILVSFIYVLLNMAIDLLYRVIDPRIGEVN
- a CDS encoding TniB family NTP-binding protein gives rise to the protein MTTVGLHLLSSTRKLLALSDECRIKEIQNDKVWVDYPLAAKISDIVNNFCELPRRSQAPCMIVCGEGGTGKTSIINQLKRESRFKEKLIYVALNVNPYGYKFNELIADALGVPCKSTRGVGRKSDSLMVELEEVIRLRNIRGIVIDELHDAMLVPRLEQGKHLSLLKGLSNAPFGLSVVGFGTNSAGNALAADKQLSRRFIKFQLTDWSETEGFRSFLAGLEEMLPLKYSSGLDREEIVGLLLSSTLGRMDDVVKLIRSTACYAIRTGEEKITPELLNKTITSPWGY
- a CDS encoding SDR family oxidoreductase translates to MKTRTFLVTGASKGIGRALANQLSQAGHHVVGIARNSNDPHFPGTLISLDLGDRAQTERTLAGLVSRYDFDGLINNVGLVHPQALGDIQLDDFDEVMRINLHSALQATQALLPGMRNRGWGRIVNISSLTILGIPHRTAYAAAKAALVSFTRSWALELATTGITVNAVAPGPTETELFRAGNPLGSDGEARYLASVPMGRLGQPDEVAAAITFLLSEQSGFITGQTLFVDGGASVGKSMC
- a CDS encoding ABC transporter ATP-binding protein, whose product is MHTSSPVLAIDNLSLEFPAYKNNVKALNGVSLHVNPGEIVGVVGESGSGKSVTAMLSMRLLPERSYRITAGSLSMLGRDMLAAPEKELLQMRGRDAAMIFQEPMTALNPTRRIGRQMLDVIIHHQKISAAQARLKAIALLRDMHIASPEQVLESYPFELSGGMRQRVMIALAFSCEPQLLIADEPTTALDVTVQRQVLLLLREKARQRGTAILLITHDMALVSQFCDRVYVMYTGAVVEEGGTVEVMGNPQHPYTQGLLSGLPEMVEPGQPLLTIPGQVPNLASLPVGCTFQERCPYVMPVCSKRPNLNSINGNEQRKSACWLPVKELS
- a CDS encoding ABC transporter ATP-binding protein, yielding MNNAVIHTTTQMAPTILQLDNVRVRFPISNDWLGRPRGYAHALNGIDLQVRAGETLGIVGESGCGKSTLAQLLMGLVPPSSGELNWASRSGGEGSSNVQIVFQDPQSSLDPRLPVWKIITEPLYARGHASRAQMRDVAARVAAQVGIRPEYLDRFPHQFSGGQRQRIAIARALSSDPDIIVLDEPTSALDISVQAQILNLLVELQSARNLTYILISHNVSVVRHMANRVAVMYLGQIVELGSAAQVLDQPRHPYTRLLLEAVPRLGVPLHAEHVAAPTELPGNRRLPSGCFFRERCGLCTAGCEKPQALLENEQQRVRCHLQS